One Ovis aries strain OAR_USU_Benz2616 breed Rambouillet chromosome 4, ARS-UI_Ramb_v3.0, whole genome shotgun sequence DNA window includes the following coding sequences:
- the ASNS gene encoding asparagine synthetase [glutamine-hydrolyzing] isoform X2 encodes MCGIWALFGSDDCLSVQCLSAMKIAHRGPDAFRFENVNGYTNCCFGFHRLAVVDQLFGMQPIRVKKYPYLWLCYNGEIYNHKKLQHHFEFEYQTKVDGEIILHLYDKGGIEQTVCMLDGVFAFILLDTANKKVFLGRDTYGVRPLFKAMTEDGFLAVCSEAKGLVNLKHSMTPFLKVEPFSPGHYEVLDLKPNGKVASVEMVKYHHCRDEPLHALYDNVEKLFPGFEIETVKSNLRILFDNAVKKRLMTDRRIGCLLSGGLDSSLVAATLLKQLKEAQVQYPLQTFAIGMEDSPDLLAARKVANHIGSEHHEVLFNSEEGIQVLDEVIFSLETYDITTVRASVGMYLISKYIRKNTDSVVIFSGEGSDELTQGYIYFHKAPSPEKAEEESERLLRELYLFDVLRADRTTAAHGLELRVPFLDHRFSSYYLSLPPDMRVPKNGIEKHLLRETFEDSNLIPKEILWRPKEAFSDGITSVKNSWFRILQDYIEHQVDDAAMASAAQKFPINTPKTKEGYYYRQIFENHYPGRADWLPHYWMPRWTSATDPSARTLTHYKAAAKA; translated from the exons ATGTGCGGCATTTGGGCGCTCTTTGGCAGCGATGACTGCCTTTCTGTTCAGTGTCTGAGTGCTATGAAGATTGCACACAGGGGTCCGGATGCATTCCGTTTTGAAAATGTTAATGGGTACACCAATTGCTGCTTTGGATTTCACCGGTTGGCGGTGGTTGACCAGCTGTTTGGAATGCAGCCAATTCGAGTGAAGAAATATCCTTACTTGTGGCTCTGTTACAACGGTGAAATCTACAACCACAAGAAG CTGCAACACCATTTTGAATTTGAATACCAGACCAAAGTGGATGGTGAAATAATCCTTCATctctatgacaaaggaggaatTGAACAAACAGTTTGTATGCTGGATGGAGTATTTGCGTTTATTTTGCTGGATACTGCCAATAAGAAAGTGTTCTTGGGCAGAGATACCTACGGAGTGCGACCTTTGTTTAAAGCCATGACGGAAGATGGGTTTTTGGCCGTGTGTTCAGAAGCTAAAG GACTTGTTAACTTGAAGCACTCCATGACTCCTTTTTTAAAAGTGGAGCCTTTTTCGCCAGGACATTATGAAGTTTTGGACTTAAAGCCAAATGGCAAAGTAGCATCGGTGGAAATGGTGAAATACCATCACTGTAGAGACGAGCCTCTGCATGCCCTGTATGACAACGTGGAGAAGCTCTTCCCAG GTTTTGAGATAGAAACTGTGAAGAGCAACCTCCGGATTCTTTTCGACAATGCCGTTAAGAAACGTTTGATGACGGACAGAAGGATTGGCTGCCTTTTATCAG GTGGCTTGGATTCCAGTTTGGTTGCTGCCACTCTGTTGAAGCAGCTAAAAGAGGCCCAAGTACAGTACCCTCTCCAGACATTTGCGATTGGCATGGAAGACAGTCCCGATTTACTAGCTGCTAGAAAG GTGGCAAATCATATTGGGAGCGAACACCATGAAGTCCTCTTTAACTCTGAGGAAGGCATTCAGGTCCTGGATGAAGTCATATTTTCCTTGGAAACTTACGATATTACAACAGTCCGTGCTTCAGTAG GTATGTACTTAATTTCTAAGTACATTCGGAAGAACACAGATAGCGTGGTGATCTTCTCTGGAGAAGGTTCAGATGAACTTACGCAGggttatatatattttcacaag GCTCCTTCCCCGGAGAAAGCTGAGGAGGAGAGTGAGCGGCTTCTAAGGGAACTCTACTTGTTTGATGTTCTCCGAGCAGATCGAACTACTGCTGCCCATGG CCTTGAATTGAGAGTCCCTTTCTTGGATCATCGCTTTTCTTCCTACTACTTGTCTCTGCCACCAGATATGAGAGTTCCCAAG AATGGGATAGAAAAGCATCTCCTGAGAGAGACATTTGAGGACTCCAATCTGATACCTAAAGAGATTCTCTGGCGACCAAAAGAAGCCTTCAGTGATGGAATAACCTCAGTTAAAAATTCCTGGTTTAGGATTTTACAGGACTATATTGAACATCAG GTTGATGATGCAGCGATGGCAAGCGCAGCCCAGAAATTTCCCATCAACACCCCCAAAACAAAAGAAGGCTATTACTACCGTCAGATCTTTGAAAACCACTACCCGGGCCGTGCCGACTGGCTGCCCCATTACTGGATGCCCAGGTGGACCAGCGCCACAGACCCTTCTGCCCGCACTCTGACCCATTACAAGGCCGCTGCCAAAGCTTAG
- the ASNS gene encoding asparagine synthetase [glutamine-hydrolyzing] isoform X1: MRSPCTATRESPLCIERKACTGRCDEKKKAWGSRQTWLHSLDPQLLENPELHRTMCGIWALFGSDDCLSVQCLSAMKIAHRGPDAFRFENVNGYTNCCFGFHRLAVVDQLFGMQPIRVKKYPYLWLCYNGEIYNHKKLQHHFEFEYQTKVDGEIILHLYDKGGIEQTVCMLDGVFAFILLDTANKKVFLGRDTYGVRPLFKAMTEDGFLAVCSEAKGLVNLKHSMTPFLKVEPFSPGHYEVLDLKPNGKVASVEMVKYHHCRDEPLHALYDNVEKLFPGFEIETVKSNLRILFDNAVKKRLMTDRRIGCLLSGGLDSSLVAATLLKQLKEAQVQYPLQTFAIGMEDSPDLLAARKVANHIGSEHHEVLFNSEEGIQVLDEVIFSLETYDITTVRASVGMYLISKYIRKNTDSVVIFSGEGSDELTQGYIYFHKAPSPEKAEEESERLLRELYLFDVLRADRTTAAHGLELRVPFLDHRFSSYYLSLPPDMRVPKNGIEKHLLRETFEDSNLIPKEILWRPKEAFSDGITSVKNSWFRILQDYIEHQVDDAAMASAAQKFPINTPKTKEGYYYRQIFENHYPGRADWLPHYWMPRWTSATDPSARTLTHYKAAAKA, encoded by the exons GCAGatgtgatgaaaagaaaaaggccTGGGGATCCAGACAAACATGGCTTCACAGCTTGGATCCACAACTATTAG AGAACCCGGAGCTTCATCGCACCATGTGCGGCATTTGGGCGCTCTTTGGCAGCGATGACTGCCTTTCTGTTCAGTGTCTGAGTGCTATGAAGATTGCACACAGGGGTCCGGATGCATTCCGTTTTGAAAATGTTAATGGGTACACCAATTGCTGCTTTGGATTTCACCGGTTGGCGGTGGTTGACCAGCTGTTTGGAATGCAGCCAATTCGAGTGAAGAAATATCCTTACTTGTGGCTCTGTTACAACGGTGAAATCTACAACCACAAGAAG CTGCAACACCATTTTGAATTTGAATACCAGACCAAAGTGGATGGTGAAATAATCCTTCATctctatgacaaaggaggaatTGAACAAACAGTTTGTATGCTGGATGGAGTATTTGCGTTTATTTTGCTGGATACTGCCAATAAGAAAGTGTTCTTGGGCAGAGATACCTACGGAGTGCGACCTTTGTTTAAAGCCATGACGGAAGATGGGTTTTTGGCCGTGTGTTCAGAAGCTAAAG GACTTGTTAACTTGAAGCACTCCATGACTCCTTTTTTAAAAGTGGAGCCTTTTTCGCCAGGACATTATGAAGTTTTGGACTTAAAGCCAAATGGCAAAGTAGCATCGGTGGAAATGGTGAAATACCATCACTGTAGAGACGAGCCTCTGCATGCCCTGTATGACAACGTGGAGAAGCTCTTCCCAG GTTTTGAGATAGAAACTGTGAAGAGCAACCTCCGGATTCTTTTCGACAATGCCGTTAAGAAACGTTTGATGACGGACAGAAGGATTGGCTGCCTTTTATCAG GTGGCTTGGATTCCAGTTTGGTTGCTGCCACTCTGTTGAAGCAGCTAAAAGAGGCCCAAGTACAGTACCCTCTCCAGACATTTGCGATTGGCATGGAAGACAGTCCCGATTTACTAGCTGCTAGAAAG GTGGCAAATCATATTGGGAGCGAACACCATGAAGTCCTCTTTAACTCTGAGGAAGGCATTCAGGTCCTGGATGAAGTCATATTTTCCTTGGAAACTTACGATATTACAACAGTCCGTGCTTCAGTAG GTATGTACTTAATTTCTAAGTACATTCGGAAGAACACAGATAGCGTGGTGATCTTCTCTGGAGAAGGTTCAGATGAACTTACGCAGggttatatatattttcacaag GCTCCTTCCCCGGAGAAAGCTGAGGAGGAGAGTGAGCGGCTTCTAAGGGAACTCTACTTGTTTGATGTTCTCCGAGCAGATCGAACTACTGCTGCCCATGG CCTTGAATTGAGAGTCCCTTTCTTGGATCATCGCTTTTCTTCCTACTACTTGTCTCTGCCACCAGATATGAGAGTTCCCAAG AATGGGATAGAAAAGCATCTCCTGAGAGAGACATTTGAGGACTCCAATCTGATACCTAAAGAGATTCTCTGGCGACCAAAAGAAGCCTTCAGTGATGGAATAACCTCAGTTAAAAATTCCTGGTTTAGGATTTTACAGGACTATATTGAACATCAG GTTGATGATGCAGCGATGGCAAGCGCAGCCCAGAAATTTCCCATCAACACCCCCAAAACAAAAGAAGGCTATTACTACCGTCAGATCTTTGAAAACCACTACCCGGGCCGTGCCGACTGGCTGCCCCATTACTGGATGCCCAGGTGGACCAGCGCCACAGACCCTTCTGCCCGCACTCTGACCCATTACAAGGCCGCTGCCAAAGCTTAG